Proteins from a genomic interval of Mycobacterium paragordonae:
- a CDS encoding NADH-quinone oxidoreductase subunit H: MADVSITTVPGVWALGGVALLLCLGFYAATLDGLLAARGAGPANAVYEVARLMRQRRRTTVAADTLLWRAGGAGLIVAASLIVTVVPLGRWTLADLDVGVMWFNAMDVMVWALVWLAGWGPNSAHPLVGGYRFLAHGLGYELPLMFTLVAPPIAAQSLRVADVVAAQHELWFAVWMPVAFVVYCLGAMAFSVWGPFSAALGADIAGGVSAELSGVDRLVFQAGRYTILAAGAAFAVPMFLGGGAGPLLPAWSWVLIKTIGVLSVFVWLRRRLPLLRPEKFLEIGWMILLPLTLVQDLVVAIVAVRK, translated from the coding sequence ATGGCTGACGTCTCGATCACCACGGTCCCAGGCGTGTGGGCGCTGGGCGGTGTGGCATTGCTGCTGTGCCTCGGCTTCTACGCGGCGACCCTCGACGGCTTGCTTGCCGCCCGAGGCGCCGGGCCGGCTAATGCGGTTTACGAAGTCGCCCGGCTGATGCGACAGCGCCGTCGCACCACCGTGGCCGCCGATACGTTGCTGTGGCGCGCCGGCGGAGCGGGGCTGATCGTCGCCGCATCGCTAATAGTGACTGTTGTGCCGTTAGGGCGCTGGACGCTGGCCGATCTCGACGTAGGGGTTATGTGGTTCAACGCCATGGACGTGATGGTGTGGGCGCTGGTGTGGCTTGCGGGGTGGGGTCCGAACTCCGCCCATCCCCTCGTCGGCGGCTATCGATTTCTGGCTCATGGGCTCGGCTACGAGTTGCCCCTGATGTTCACGCTGGTCGCGCCGCCCATCGCCGCGCAAAGCCTACGGGTCGCCGATGTTGTCGCCGCCCAACACGAGCTGTGGTTCGCGGTGTGGATGCCAGTCGCTTTCGTCGTGTATTGCCTAGGGGCAATGGCTTTTTCGGTGTGGGGGCCCTTCTCTGCGGCGCTGGGAGCTGATATCGCCGGCGGTGTCAGCGCGGAGCTGTCCGGGGTGGATCGACTGGTATTCCAGGCCGGCCGCTACACCATCTTGGCTGCCGGTGCAGCTTTCGCGGTGCCGATGTTCCTCGGCGGCGGCGCGGGTCCGCTCTTACCGGCCTGGTCCTGGGTGTTGATTAAGACAATTGGCGTGCTGTCGGTGTTCGTGTGGCTGCGCAGGCGACTTCCGTTGCTGCGCCCCGAAAAATTCTTAGAGATCGGGTGGATGATTTTGTTGCCGCTCACGCTCGTCCAAGACCTGGTCGTGGCCATCGTCGCAGTGAGGAAGTGA
- a CDS encoding NADH-quinone oxidoreductase subunit J yields the protein MIVHIVFGVLAVIAVLAGAAVFVFDSMARATYALAISFIAVGVVVVLLQQNYIGIVIILMMVMEMAVMAVYMVMFMGMNPALMPMSMVHDNRRALAAAIGTFLILASGILLSDWPIRRGAPPKDLTFALGEELMGPSMLAMTVISPVMVATIVAGVVLAARRGRYDRFGDDLKRRPASDPQPGGLGR from the coding sequence ATGATCGTGCACATCGTCTTCGGAGTCCTCGCCGTGATTGCCGTGCTGGCCGGGGCCGCGGTCTTCGTCTTCGATTCCATGGCCCGCGCCACCTATGCTCTGGCCATTTCGTTCATTGCGGTCGGCGTCGTCGTTGTGCTGTTGCAGCAGAACTACATTGGCATCGTCATCATCTTGATGATGGTGATGGAGATGGCCGTCATGGCGGTCTACATGGTCATGTTCATGGGCATGAACCCGGCGCTGATGCCCATGAGCATGGTGCATGACAACCGACGCGCGTTAGCTGCTGCGATCGGAACGTTCCTGATTCTTGCGTCAGGGATCCTGTTGTCCGACTGGCCGATTCGGCGGGGTGCACCGCCGAAGGATCTGACCTTCGCGCTCGGCGAGGAGTTGATGGGCCCCAGCATGCTGGCTATGACGGTGATCAGCCCGGTGATGGTCGCGACCATCGTCGCAGGCGTCGTCCTGGCCGCCCGCCGAGGCCGCTATGACCGCTTCGGCGACGATCTCAAACGCAGGCCCGCGAGCGACCCCCAACCCGGCGGGTTGGGGCGATGA
- a CDS encoding NADH-quinone oxidoreductase subunit NuoK translates to MTLQTVLLAAAALFSVGLYGALSQQVVVMVMMGLELMMNAVILAAGGFWWFSAPTPAGQVVLLVIIAAMTVEMAMGFAVATLLHRERRTDMTDAAADLAG, encoded by the coding sequence ATGACGCTACAAACCGTTCTACTGGCGGCGGCGGCGCTGTTCAGCGTCGGCCTGTACGGAGCACTCTCGCAGCAGGTCGTGGTCATGGTCATGATGGGCCTCGAGCTGATGATGAACGCCGTCATCCTGGCGGCCGGCGGGTTCTGGTGGTTTTCGGCACCCACACCGGCCGGACAGGTCGTGCTGCTGGTGATCATCGCCGCGATGACGGTGGAGATGGCGATGGGCTTCGCGGTGGCCACGCTCCTGCACCGCGAGCGCCGAACCGACATGACCGACGCGGCCGCCGATTTGGCCGGGTGA
- a CDS encoding proton-conducting transporter membrane subunit, with protein sequence MTSTTQLALWLLICLPAGCGAALLLTRPRDRFAAAMSVTVSAVVAALSIVVALTHPAVSVAFVAGGQFGLSVDSLSAVVVPAVAMITVLVLMFAVADIREAAGRFHGLMLLFASAALLTATAATLPALLLAWELMGAASYALIGFWWRDDFRMSAGLTAFLTTRSADLGLYLGAGAALAGGAGLKLANLTQATAPWRDIVAVGLFIAALGKAAQLPFSFWLSRAMEGPSAVSALLHSAAMVAMGAYLLLRIQPLLAATGWVAECAAWSGAVTAVLLGAVAVAQRDLKQLLAASTAAQLGFVVMAAGVGTVSGGAAQLVAHAFTKAGLFLAAGAWLLLLNTKQLDQLHGVARRWPLIGWSATVGAAALAGIAPLSLWATKDAVLAVALDHSIALYVMGLVAAGLSAAYAAKILVTVWRAPASLQESLNLKVLNAFAQFPILISAAGAATAGVLALPPIASTLSRALDHRSVVQPAAAELAVSALLSLLVVAAVVRFGIPEPRWAADWLGLQRAANVIVARPTMHLARALARFDDDVLDRTVHRVASGSLEAGRWAARIDDRRVDAAVESLATRIRQLGALARRPQTGQLHNYYLASVVIVVTGVLLLIAVG encoded by the coding sequence GTGACCTCGACGACGCAGCTGGCCTTGTGGCTGTTGATCTGCCTTCCGGCAGGCTGCGGCGCGGCACTGCTTCTCACGCGCCCCCGAGATCGTTTCGCGGCTGCGATGTCGGTAACTGTGTCTGCGGTTGTGGCGGCGTTGTCGATCGTGGTGGCGCTGACTCACCCCGCTGTCAGTGTCGCTTTTGTGGCCGGTGGGCAATTCGGGCTGTCCGTCGATAGCCTGTCCGCAGTGGTGGTCCCTGCGGTCGCGATGATCACCGTCTTGGTCCTGATGTTCGCCGTAGCGGACATTCGCGAAGCGGCGGGTCGATTCCACGGGTTGATGCTGTTATTCGCCTCCGCTGCCCTGCTGACCGCAACGGCCGCCACCTTGCCCGCACTGCTTCTTGCGTGGGAGCTGATGGGTGCGGCGTCCTATGCGCTGATCGGGTTCTGGTGGCGCGACGACTTCCGGATGTCGGCCGGCCTCACCGCGTTCCTGACGACCCGCAGCGCCGATCTCGGGCTGTATCTGGGCGCCGGGGCGGCACTTGCCGGCGGCGCGGGGTTGAAGCTGGCGAACCTGACCCAGGCAACCGCGCCTTGGCGCGACATCGTCGCGGTCGGGCTGTTCATTGCAGCCTTGGGCAAGGCGGCGCAGCTGCCGTTTTCATTCTGGCTTTCCCGGGCCATGGAAGGCCCCAGCGCCGTCAGCGCGCTACTGCACTCGGCGGCGATGGTGGCCATGGGCGCGTACCTGCTGCTGCGTATTCAGCCGCTGCTGGCAGCGACGGGATGGGTCGCCGAATGCGCGGCCTGGTCCGGCGCCGTGACCGCGGTACTACTCGGTGCTGTCGCGGTAGCCCAGCGGGACCTCAAACAACTGCTTGCCGCCTCCACCGCAGCCCAGCTCGGGTTCGTGGTGATGGCAGCCGGTGTAGGCACCGTCAGCGGCGGCGCCGCGCAACTCGTCGCGCACGCGTTCACCAAGGCGGGGCTGTTTCTTGCGGCCGGCGCATGGCTTCTATTGCTGAATACCAAACAGCTTGACCAGCTGCACGGTGTGGCCCGGCGATGGCCGCTGATCGGCTGGTCCGCCACCGTCGGTGCGGCCGCGCTGGCCGGAATCGCCCCGCTGTCACTGTGGGCGACGAAGGATGCAGTGCTGGCGGTCGCGTTAGACCACTCGATCGCCCTCTATGTCATGGGATTGGTGGCCGCCGGGCTCTCGGCGGCCTACGCGGCGAAGATCCTCGTTACAGTTTGGCGCGCGCCGGCGTCACTACAGGAATCGCTGAATCTCAAGGTGCTCAACGCTTTTGCGCAGTTTCCGATTCTGATATCAGCCGCCGGAGCCGCCACGGCAGGTGTGCTGGCATTGCCGCCGATCGCATCCACGCTCAGCCGTGCCCTCGACCACCGTTCGGTGGTGCAGCCGGCCGCGGCGGAGTTGGCCGTCTCGGCGCTGTTGTCGCTTCTGGTCGTGGCTGCGGTAGTGCGTTTCGGGATTCCCGAGCCGCGATGGGCTGCCGACTGGCTTGGCCTGCAACGGGCCGCCAATGTGATCGTCGCCCGTCCCACCATGCACCTGGCTCGAGCACTCGCCCGGTTCGACGACGACGTTCTCGACCGCACCGTGCACCGGGTCGCGTCCGGATCGCTAGAGGCCGGCAGGTGGGCTGCGCGCATCGATGACCGTCGTGTCGATGCCGCGGTGGAATCGTTGGCGACACGAATACGTCAGCTCGGGGCGCTGGCGCGCAGACCGCAGACTGGCCAGCTGCACAACTACTATCTCGCCAGCGTGGTGATAGTCGTGACAGGCGTCCTGCTTCTGATAGCGGTGGGGTAA
- a CDS encoding complex I subunit 4 family protein gives MLSLIVFLPLAAAAGVLAIPKSGEAAARWVWVGTAAADLTLTVLAWTRYRNPGLNGLAFEERARWIPGVNSSYHIGVDGLSLPLVVMSAVIFFACATYSLRVRDRPRSQAALFLFLQTVSLGLFVAADLILFFVFFDLSIVAMYFVIAGWGHGNAARSALKFFLYTFLGSLALLVGFIGLYIAANPHTFDMLELITANPLAGSPLAGGLVLAAILLGLAVKTPTVPFHTWLPPAHTDAPAIGSAVLAGVLLKMGTYGFARIAMPMLPHAWRAWAWAIIAVGVVSVLYGALVALAQQDFKRMVAYTSVNHMGYIVLALGAAGLLSGSTDQARAVAVSGAVTQMVSHGLITGALFLLAGVFYDRTGSYDMSSYGGLAAPAPKLAVLFTLGAFASLGLPGFSGFIAEFQIFTGSIAAAPLTALALPGILITAALFLRALQNMFTGDTRGHSQNFLDLHPCESASAGMLLMLSIIIGVLPRPLLDVIEPASRSLIGLVGR, from the coding sequence ATGCTCAGTTTGATCGTTTTTCTGCCGTTGGCAGCCGCGGCCGGTGTGCTTGCGATACCGAAGTCCGGCGAAGCCGCAGCCCGATGGGTATGGGTCGGCACCGCCGCAGCGGATCTGACGTTGACGGTGCTGGCATGGACCCGCTACAGGAATCCGGGTCTTAACGGCCTGGCTTTCGAGGAGCGGGCCCGGTGGATCCCTGGGGTCAACAGCAGCTACCACATCGGCGTCGACGGTTTGTCGCTGCCGCTGGTCGTCATGTCGGCGGTGATCTTCTTTGCCTGCGCGACCTATAGCCTGCGGGTTCGCGACCGGCCCAGGTCTCAGGCGGCGTTGTTCCTGTTCCTGCAGACCGTGAGCCTAGGTCTGTTCGTCGCCGCGGATCTGATCTTGTTCTTCGTGTTCTTCGACCTGTCAATCGTGGCGATGTACTTCGTCATCGCCGGATGGGGCCACGGTAACGCCGCCCGCTCGGCGCTGAAGTTCTTCCTCTACACCTTTCTGGGGTCACTGGCGCTGCTCGTGGGCTTCATCGGCTTATACATCGCCGCCAACCCTCACACGTTCGACATGCTCGAGCTGATCACCGCCAACCCGTTGGCAGGTAGCCCGCTGGCCGGCGGGCTGGTCCTCGCTGCGATCCTGCTCGGCCTGGCGGTCAAGACACCCACGGTTCCCTTCCACACCTGGCTTCCCCCGGCTCATACCGACGCTCCGGCCATCGGCTCGGCCGTGCTGGCGGGGGTGTTGCTGAAGATGGGCACTTACGGATTCGCGCGAATCGCGATGCCGATGCTGCCGCACGCCTGGCGCGCCTGGGCCTGGGCGATCATTGCCGTCGGTGTCGTATCGGTGCTTTACGGAGCCCTGGTTGCGTTGGCGCAGCAGGACTTCAAGCGCATGGTGGCGTACACCTCCGTAAACCACATGGGCTACATCGTGCTGGCGCTCGGCGCTGCCGGCCTGCTCTCGGGTAGCACCGACCAGGCGCGGGCCGTGGCGGTCAGTGGAGCGGTCACACAAATGGTCAGCCATGGGCTGATCACCGGGGCGCTGTTTTTGCTTGCCGGAGTGTTCTACGACCGCACCGGCAGCTACGACATGAGTTCCTACGGCGGTCTGGCTGCACCGGCCCCGAAGCTGGCTGTGCTGTTCACCCTCGGCGCGTTCGCGTCGTTGGGGCTGCCGGGATTCTCCGGTTTCATCGCCGAGTTCCAAATCTTCACCGGCAGCATCGCCGCCGCACCCCTCACCGCGCTCGCGCTACCGGGCATCCTGATCACCGCCGCCTTGTTTCTGCGCGCCCTTCAGAACATGTTCACTGGCGATACCCGCGGTCACTCACAGAACTTTCTCGATCTGCATCCTTGCGAATCCGCTTCGGCAGGAATGCTTCTCATGCTCTCCATCATCATCGGCGTCCTGCCACGCCCGCTGCTTGATGTGATCGAACCGGCGTCACGCTCGCTGATCGGGCTAGTGGGGAGATAG
- a CDS encoding NADH-quinone oxidoreductase subunit N — protein MRPLLMLPEILTFGSGLLVLIGGSFLPRQRQWWARIVAAAALIGVVVVAAVRIAAPDQTAFDGAFAVDTTTGVARITAAIGVLVVLAIAGDDIRATARESETYALLLFSTAGVMVLAGTDDLLVLATGYLLASIPLYGLIGLLRSGVAAEAALKTYLIGALFGIILLLGVTVLYGISGATRYNELAAQMRGAPAAVVATGVVAVAAGLMFEAGAVPAHFWVPDAAQAANSVAAVFLTTVPKIGALIALYRVAAVLPPSLVPWPVLIAIFAVASMTLGNLAAYGQEDPRRLLGWSTVSQVGYLLVPITVAGRSELALPSLLFYLVGYTLTNGAAFAVSTALPDRRALVAYRGLARARPWLAGALVVALLGLVGTPPTSVFVAKLTTAMAVWDGGFPWLAVVVFVNSLLSLFYYLRWIAPVFQKPDQSDDFTLGGWSARTAIVAAAWSLGLGIAAGPLWDVLPTAPLR, from the coding sequence ATGCGGCCGCTGCTGATGCTGCCGGAAATACTGACTTTCGGCAGTGGCCTACTGGTGCTGATCGGCGGATCATTTCTGCCCCGCCAGCGTCAATGGTGGGCCCGAATCGTTGCAGCCGCAGCGCTTATCGGCGTCGTCGTGGTCGCGGCGGTCAGAATCGCGGCCCCGGATCAGACGGCGTTCGACGGGGCCTTCGCCGTCGACACCACCACTGGCGTTGCACGGATCACGGCCGCGATCGGGGTGCTGGTGGTCCTGGCCATAGCCGGCGATGACATAAGAGCGACTGCCCGCGAGAGCGAAACCTATGCGCTGCTTCTCTTTTCGACCGCCGGCGTCATGGTGCTCGCCGGAACCGACGACCTGCTCGTCCTGGCAACCGGATACCTGCTGGCAAGCATCCCGCTCTACGGACTGATCGGGCTGTTGCGCTCGGGTGTGGCGGCCGAGGCAGCATTGAAGACTTACCTGATCGGCGCCCTGTTCGGGATTATCCTGCTCCTGGGGGTGACCGTCCTCTATGGGATCAGCGGCGCCACCCGCTATAACGAACTGGCCGCACAAATGCGCGGGGCGCCGGCCGCGGTGGTGGCGACGGGCGTCGTAGCCGTCGCGGCCGGGCTGATGTTCGAAGCGGGGGCGGTGCCCGCTCACTTCTGGGTTCCCGACGCCGCCCAAGCTGCCAACAGTGTGGCGGCCGTCTTCTTGACGACAGTGCCCAAAATCGGCGCGCTGATCGCGCTGTACCGCGTGGCCGCCGTGCTGCCACCGTCCCTAGTGCCGTGGCCGGTGCTGATCGCGATATTCGCGGTGGCGAGTATGACATTGGGCAATTTGGCCGCGTACGGCCAAGAGGATCCCCGGCGGCTCCTGGGGTGGTCGACAGTGAGTCAAGTCGGCTACCTACTTGTGCCGATCACGGTCGCCGGCCGTAGCGAACTGGCCCTGCCGTCGCTGCTGTTCTATCTGGTCGGCTACACGCTGACCAACGGCGCCGCCTTCGCGGTGAGCACCGCACTGCCCGATCGCCGCGCACTTGTCGCCTACCGCGGGCTGGCGCGAGCCCGGCCCTGGCTGGCGGGGGCGCTGGTGGTGGCGCTGCTCGGACTGGTCGGCACCCCGCCCACCAGTGTGTTCGTCGCGAAACTCACCACCGCCATGGCGGTCTGGGACGGTGGGTTCCCATGGTTGGCCGTGGTGGTGTTCGTCAACAGCCTGCTGAGCCTCTTCTACTACCTGCGTTGGATCGCTCCGGTCTTTCAGAAGCCGGATCAGTCAGACGATTTCACCCTCGGCGGGTGGTCTGCACGCACCGCGATTGTCGCGGCAGCCTGGAGCTTGGGGCTCGGCATTGCGGCGGGACCACTGTGGGACGTGCTCCCGACGGCACCGCTGCGGTAG
- a CDS encoding ArsR/SmtB family transcription factor translates to MAMQGCKTAAVEPASLDAATALFHSLSDTNRLAILRRLALGEARVVDLTTELGLAQSTVSAHLACLRDCGLVDYRPQGRASVYRLTRVELLDLFKAAEAVLEATGSAVALCPHYGQPTAGAVAQ, encoded by the coding sequence ATGGCGATGCAGGGCTGCAAGACGGCGGCAGTTGAGCCGGCGTCATTGGATGCGGCAACAGCGTTATTCCACAGCCTCTCGGACACGAACCGGTTGGCGATCCTGCGCCGGCTGGCGCTCGGGGAGGCGCGAGTGGTGGATCTGACCACCGAGCTGGGGTTGGCCCAGTCCACTGTCTCGGCGCATCTGGCCTGTCTTCGAGACTGTGGGCTGGTCGACTACCGACCGCAGGGCCGCGCGTCGGTGTATCGACTCACCCGCGTTGAGCTGCTGGACTTGTTCAAGGCCGCGGAGGCGGTACTGGAGGCCACCGGCAGCGCGGTCGCGTTGTGCCCGCACTACGGCCAACCCACCGCGGGGGCGGTGGCGCAATGA
- a CDS encoding heavy metal translocating P-type ATPase has product MSDACGCGHDQPADGDEVEHEPERLWQVAELRAAALAGVLLLAGYVVGWTHGSRPVELVMVSTALAVGAWTFVPSTLRRLVRGRIGVGTLMTIAAVGAVILGEVGEAATLAFLFSISEGLEEYALARTRRGLRALLSLVPAQATIIRDGAEIVVTPTELRVGDQMLVKPGERIATDGIIGEGRSAIDVSAITGESVPIEAGPGDEVFAGSINGAGVLSIEVTTTAEDNSLARIVRIVEAEQARRGASQRLADRIAQPLVPAIMIAAAMIAAVGSVFGDPALWSERALVVLVAASPCALAISVPVTVVAAIGAASRLGVLVKGGAALEALGAIRGVALDKTGTLTANQPTVIEIATTNGATRDQILDAAAALEARSEHPLAQAVLAAADQVTPADDVQAVPGAGLIGHRDGHTIRLGRPGWINAGSLAAQVDRMQQAGATAMLVEDNETLIGAIAVRDELRPEARDVIEALRRDGYQVAMLTGDNHATAAALATQAGIDVVYAELRPEDKAALITQLRTQHPTAMVGDGVNDAPALATADLGIAMGAMGTDVAIETADVALMGEDLRHLTHAFSHARRARRIMWQNIGLSLALISALIPLALFGVLGLAAVVLVHELAEVIVIANGVRAGRAPVRLTSADGP; this is encoded by the coding sequence ATGAGCGATGCCTGCGGCTGCGGCCACGATCAACCCGCCGACGGCGACGAAGTCGAGCACGAACCCGAACGGCTGTGGCAGGTCGCCGAGCTACGCGCCGCCGCGCTGGCCGGGGTCCTGCTACTGGCCGGCTACGTGGTCGGCTGGACCCACGGGTCAAGACCGGTGGAGCTCGTGATGGTCTCGACGGCGCTGGCGGTGGGGGCGTGGACTTTCGTCCCCTCGACGCTGCGCCGGCTGGTACGCGGCCGGATCGGGGTGGGCACGCTGATGACAATCGCCGCGGTCGGCGCGGTGATCCTCGGCGAGGTCGGTGAGGCCGCCACACTTGCGTTCCTGTTCTCCATCAGCGAGGGCCTGGAGGAATACGCGCTGGCGCGCACCCGCCGAGGACTGCGCGCGCTGCTGTCGCTGGTGCCCGCCCAGGCCACCATCATCCGCGACGGCGCTGAAATCGTCGTCACCCCAACCGAATTGCGGGTCGGAGACCAGATGCTGGTTAAGCCCGGTGAACGAATTGCCACCGACGGGATCATCGGCGAGGGTCGCAGCGCGATCGACGTGTCGGCGATCACCGGCGAATCGGTGCCAATCGAGGCCGGCCCCGGCGATGAGGTGTTCGCCGGATCGATCAACGGCGCCGGCGTGCTGAGCATCGAGGTGACCACTACCGCCGAAGACAACTCGCTGGCCCGCATTGTGCGGATCGTGGAGGCCGAGCAAGCCCGCAGGGGCGCCTCGCAGCGGCTGGCGGATCGCATCGCCCAACCCCTGGTGCCCGCGATCATGATCGCCGCCGCGATGATCGCCGCGGTGGGCAGCGTGTTTGGCGACCCGGCCCTCTGGAGCGAGCGGGCCCTGGTCGTGCTCGTGGCGGCCTCCCCGTGCGCGTTGGCGATTTCGGTGCCGGTGACCGTGGTCGCTGCGATCGGCGCGGCCAGCAGGCTCGGTGTACTGGTCAAGGGTGGCGCCGCACTGGAGGCGCTCGGCGCAATCCGTGGTGTGGCGTTGGACAAGACCGGCACGCTGACCGCAAACCAGCCCACCGTCATCGAGATTGCCACCACAAACGGCGCCACCCGCGACCAAATCCTCGACGCGGCGGCGGCCCTGGAAGCCCGCAGCGAGCATCCACTCGCGCAGGCCGTCTTGGCCGCCGCCGACCAGGTCACCCCCGCCGATGACGTGCAGGCCGTCCCCGGCGCCGGGCTGATCGGCCACCGCGACGGGCACACCATCCGGCTCGGCCGGCCCGGCTGGATCAACGCCGGATCCCTAGCAGCGCAGGTCGATCGGATGCAGCAGGCCGGCGCGACCGCGATGCTGGTCGAAGACAACGAGACGCTCATCGGCGCGATCGCGGTTCGCGACGAATTGCGCCCCGAAGCCCGCGACGTCATCGAGGCGTTGCGCCGCGATGGTTATCAGGTGGCGATGCTCACCGGCGACAACCACGCCACCGCCGCTGCGCTCGCGACCCAAGCCGGCATCGACGTCGTCTACGCCGAGCTGCGCCCCGAAGACAAGGCCGCGCTGATCACCCAGTTGCGCACTCAGCACCCCACAGCGATGGTCGGCGACGGCGTCAACGACGCACCCGCGCTGGCCACCGCCGATCTGGGCATCGCGATGGGCGCCATGGGCACCGATGTGGCAATCGAAACCGCCGACGTGGCGCTCATGGGCGAAGACCTGCGCCATCTCACCCACGCGTTCAGCCATGCCCGCCGGGCCCGGCGCATCATGTGGCAAAACATCGGCCTGTCGCTCGCCCTGATCAGCGCGCTGATCCCGCTGGCGCTTTTCGGGGTGCTCGGCCTGGCCGCGGTGGTGCTGGTGCACGAACTAGCCGAGGTCATCGTCATCGCCAACGGCGTGCGAGCCGGCCGCGCTCCGGTTCGCCTGACTTCTGCTGATGGCCCATGA
- a CDS encoding sulfite exporter TauE/SafE family protein, which yields MSTAALLILSLVAGVVVAVVTAPVGVSGAVFLLPIQLSVLHFPNPTVTPTNLLFNVVAIPGALARYRRRSPLRNPLTTTLLLGTVPGVILGAVVRVTLIPGPTIFRLLVAAFLLPLGIWLLPTHPKTPSRRPPDPPPDFTITAAVVVGTLGGIYGIGGGSLLSPILIGRGMPMATVAPAALLTTFITSIAGAATYLLLAITTAGGNIAPYWTVGICAGTGGLIGAYLGALLQPHLPVRVLRITLGASAIATASLYLAQAGH from the coding sequence GTGAGCACCGCCGCCCTGCTAATCCTCAGCCTAGTCGCCGGCGTGGTCGTCGCGGTCGTCACCGCGCCCGTCGGCGTCTCCGGGGCAGTGTTCCTGCTGCCCATCCAACTCAGCGTCTTACACTTCCCCAACCCAACAGTCACCCCCACCAACCTGCTGTTCAACGTCGTTGCCATTCCCGGTGCCCTGGCCCGCTACCGCCGCCGCTCACCACTGCGCAACCCGCTCACGACCACCCTGCTGCTGGGCACCGTGCCAGGCGTCATACTCGGCGCCGTCGTCCGAGTCACCCTCATCCCCGGACCCACCATATTCCGGCTGCTGGTCGCCGCATTCCTGCTGCCCCTGGGCATTTGGCTCCTGCCTACCCACCCGAAGACCCCATCCAGGCGGCCACCGGACCCTCCACCAGATTTCACCATCACGGCCGCGGTCGTCGTGGGAACCCTTGGCGGTATCTACGGGATCGGCGGCGGATCACTGCTCAGCCCAATCCTGATCGGACGCGGCATGCCGATGGCCACCGTCGCACCCGCAGCCCTGCTCACCACATTCATCACCTCCATCGCAGGCGCCGCGACCTACCTCCTGCTGGCCATCACTACCGCCGGCGGCAATATCGCCCCATACTGGACAGTCGGAATATGTGCCGGCACAGGCGGACTCATCGGCGCCTACCTCGGGGCACTGCTGCAACCCCACCTGCCCGTACGAGTCCTACGCATCACCCTGGGCGCATCAGCAATCGCGACCGCCAGCCTCTACCTCGCACAAGCGGGGCACTAA
- a CDS encoding DUF5134 domain-containing protein, translating to MIDDLILRWVVTALFVISAAECARAIAKKPRPWTLSVSHGWHLLMAVGMAVMAWPWGVRLPATGPAVFFLLGAVWFVAVAVAAGPIRDRLALDGYHALMMLATAWMYAIMDPHLLGTQPATPMPGMEMMPGMDMDAAHMSGSNGHPVWFSATNWVGVVGFAAAALWWTYRYFHRRQHEPVGCSLSQLVQAMLAAGMSILFLAALFPI from the coding sequence GTGATTGATGACCTCATTCTGCGGTGGGTAGTGACCGCACTGTTCGTGATCTCGGCCGCTGAATGCGCTCGGGCGATCGCAAAAAAACCCCGGCCGTGGACGTTGTCCGTGAGCCATGGGTGGCATTTGCTGATGGCTGTTGGCATGGCGGTGATGGCTTGGCCGTGGGGGGTGCGCTTGCCGGCGACGGGCCCTGCGGTGTTCTTTCTGCTCGGAGCCGTGTGGTTCGTGGCGGTCGCTGTCGCGGCTGGTCCGATTCGTGACCGCCTTGCACTTGACGGCTATCACGCGCTGATGATGTTGGCGACGGCTTGGATGTACGCCATCATGGACCCCCATCTGCTAGGCACCCAGCCGGCGACGCCGATGCCGGGCATGGAGATGATGCCGGGGATGGACATGGATGCGGCGCACATGTCGGGAAGCAACGGGCACCCCGTGTGGTTCAGCGCGACGAATTGGGTCGGGGTCGTCGGGTTTGCAGCTGCCGCCCTATGGTGGACCTATCGCTACTTCCACCGGCGGCAGCACGAGCCGGTTGGGTGTTCGCTGAGCCAGCTTGTTCAGGCGATGTTGGCTGCTGGCATGTCGATCTTGTTCCTGGCCGCGCTGTTTCCGATCTGA